The following coding sequences are from one Saccharomyces cerevisiae S288C chromosome X, complete sequence window:
- the GEF1 gene encoding Gef1p (Voltage-gated chloride channel; localized to the golgi, the endosomal system, and plasma membrane; involved in cation homeostasis; highly homologous to vertebrate voltage-gated chloride channels; modulates TBSV model (+) RNA virus replication by regulating copper metabolism) yields the protein MPTTYVPINQPIGDGEDVIDTNRFTNIPETQNFDQFVTIDKIAEENRPLSVDSDREFLNSKYRHYREVIWDRAKTFITLSSTAIVIGCIAGFLQVFTETLVNWKTGHCQRNWLLNKSFCCNGVVNEVTSTSNLLLKRQEFECEAQGLWIAWKGHVSPFIIFMLLSVLFALISTLLVKYVAPMATGSGISEIKVWVSGFEYNKEFLGFLTLVIKSVALPLAISSGLSVGKEGPSVHYATCCGYLLTKWLLRDTLTYSSQYEYITAASGAGVAVAFGAPIGGVLFGLEEIASANRFNSSTLWKSYYVALVAITTLKYIDPFRNGRVILFNVTYDRDWKVQEIPIFIALGIFGGLYGKYISKWNINFIHFRKMYLSSWPVQEVLFLATLTALISYFNEFLKLDMTESMGILFHECVKNDNTSTFSHRLCQLDENTHAFEFLKIFTSLCFATVIRALLVVVSYGARVPAGIFVPSMAVGATFGRAVSLLVERFISGPSVITPGAYAFLGAAATLSGITNLTLTVVVIMFELTGAFMYIIPLMIVVAITRIILSTSGISGGIADQMIMVNGFPYLEDEQDEEEEETLEKYTAEQLMSSKLITINETIYLSELESLLYDSASEYSVHGFPITKDEDKFEKEKRCIGYVLKRHLASKIMMQSVNSTKAQTTLVYFNKSNEELGHRENCIGFKDIMNESPISVKKAVPVTLLFRMFKELGCKTIIVEESGILKGLVTAKDILRFKRIKYREVHGAKFTYNEALDRRCWSVIHFIIKRFTTNRNGNVI from the coding sequence ATGCCAACAACTTATGTGCCAATAAATCAACCAATTGGGGATGGTGAAGATGTCATTGACACCAATCGATTCACCAATATTCCAGAAACGCAAAATTTTGACCAATTTGTTACAATTGATAAGATTGCTGAGGAAAATAGACCACTGTCTGTAGACTCGGACAGGGAGTTCCttaattcaaaatatcgACATTACCGAGAGGTTATATGGGACCGTGCAAAAACATTTATCACATTAAGCTCTACGGCCATAGTTATTGGATGTATTGCTGGTTTCCTACAAGTCTTCACGGAAACTCTGGTTAACTGGAAAACAGGTCATTGTCAGAGGAACTGGCTACTTAATAAATCCTTCTGTTGTAACGGCGTGGTTAATGAGGTTACCTCTACAAGCAATTTACTACTGAAAAGACAAGAGTTTGAATGCGAGGCACAAGGGCTTTGGATTGCCTGGAAGGGACATGTGTCCCCttttataattttcatGCTTTTGTCAGTCTTATTTGCTCTAATTAGTACACTGTTAGTCAAATATGTTGCTCCTATGGCTACTGGTTCAGGAATCTCAGAGATTAAGGTATGGGTATCAGGTTTTGAATACAATAAGGAATTTTTGGGTTTCTTAACATTAGTCATTAAAAGTGTTGCCCTTCCTTTGGCTATTTCTTCGGGATTAAGCGTAGGTAAAGAAGGGCCCTCAGTTCATTATGCAACCTGTTGTGGGTACTTACTCACAAAATGGCTACTAAGAGATACTTTGACGTATTCATCGCAATATGAGTATATCACAGCAGCTAGTGGAGCAGGTGTTGCGGTTGCTTTTGGTGCTCCTATTGGTGGTGTCCTTTTTGGTTTGGAAGAGATTGCTTCTGCGAATAGGTTTAACTCCTCTACCTTATGGAAATCCTATTATGTCGCCCTAGTCGCAATAACTACTTTGAAGTACATTGATCCATTTAGGAATGGCAGAGTTATTTTATTCAATGTAACATATGATAGAGACTGGAAGGTACAAGAGATTCCGATCTTTATAGCCTTAGGAATCTTTGGTGGTTTATATGGAAAATATATTAGTAAGTGGAACATCAACTTTATTCACTTTCGCAAAATGTACCTGTCCTCATGGCCAGTTCAAGAAGTGCTTTTTTTGGCGACGCTTACTGCTTTGATTTCTTACTTCAATGAGTTCTTGAAATTAGACATGACAGAAAGTATGGGTATATTGTTTCATGAATGTGTCAAGAACGATAACACCTCAACTTTTAGTCATAGGTTATGTCAGTTGGATGAAAATACGCACGCTTTTGAGTtcttaaaaatttttacttcCCTATGCTTTGCCACTGTTATCAGGGCCTTGTTGGTGGTGGTATCATATGGCGCCAGAGTTCCTGCCGGAATCTTTGTTCCTTCAATGGCGGTTGGGGCCACATTTGGACGGGCAGTAAGTCTACTGGTAGAGAGATTTATAAGTGGCCCTTCTGTTATTACTCCTGGTGCCTACGCCTTCCTGGGAGCAGCCGCTACCTTGAGCGGGATAACTAACTTGACTTTAACTGTGGTGGTAATAATGTTCGAGCTAACAGGCGCCTTCATGTATATCATACCCCTTATGATTGTAGTGGCAATAACAAGGATAATTTTAAGCACGTCTGGTATTTCTGGCGGTATTGCTGATCAAATGATCATGGTTAATGGATTCCCATATTTGGAAGACGAGCAAGACgaggaagaggaggaaACCTTAGAAAAATACACTGCAGAGCAGCTCATGTCCTCCAAATTAATTACTATTAATGAAACCATTTACCTTTCCGAGCTTGAATCTTTGTTGTACGACTCAGCGTCTGAATATTCTGTGCATGGTTTTCCAATAACTAAGGATGAGGATAAGTttgagaaggaaaaaagatgtATTGGCTATGTTTTAAAAAGGCACTTAGCCAGTAAAATCATGATGCAAAGCGTAAATAGCACCAAAGCTCAAACGACACTGGTATACTTCAATAAGTCTAACGAAGAGTTGGGACATCGTGAAAACTGCATCGGATTTAAGGATATTATGAATGAATCTCCAATCTCGGTGAAGAAGGCGGTGCCAGTAACATTGTTATTCCGTATGTTTAAAGAGCTAGGTTGTAAGACTATCATCGTAGAGGAAAGTGGAATTTTAAAGGGGTTGGTCACTGCTAAAGATATTTTGAGGTTCAAAAGAATTAAGTATCGAGAAGTTCACGGTGCGAAATTTACATATAATGAAGCACTTGATAGAAGATGTTGGTCAGTTATCCATTTCATAATCAAAAGGTTTACCACTAATCGAAATGGTAACGTTATATGA